Proteins encoded by one window of Lates calcarifer isolate ASB-BC8 linkage group LG7_1, TLL_Latcal_v3, whole genome shotgun sequence:
- the reps1 gene encoding ralBP1-associated Eps domain-containing protein 1 isoform X1, translating to MESLTLSDVEQKYYSDLFVYCDTDNTKKVASNGRVLDLFRAAQLPSEVVLQITELCGATRLGHFGRSQFYIALKLIAIAQSGLPLRVESLNSVKDLPLPRFVVGKNEAEARHAALYQDTDSQGLYPASAHGVIPRPPGRGHQNKKGPPSSTSLPVHEVIQPLAPSVESQPEPTSPVVSPHQSPPTSPHSWRKHKRQHSGGNADRPPVVAATGAVWTQFREPQTGPVSGDGMWSSHSPPPPGQESWVSFTADTPPSSTVPAMHPSSVQESTTIRTVASAATTNEIQRQSSSYDDPWKITDEQRQYYINQFKTIQPDLTGFIPGSAAKEFFTKSKLPILELSHIWELSDFDKDGALTLDEFCAAFHLVVARKNGYDLPEKLPESLMPKLIDLDDSAEVPEPTADVGYSGSPVEVTPNKSPSMPSLNQAWPEMNQSNEQWETFSERSSSSQTLTQFDSNIAPADPDTAIVHPVPIRMTPSKIHMQEMELKRTGSDHNHPTSPLLAKPPELSEEAKLPASMKFVAANTVGDGYSSSDSFTSDQEPITRQRSQSGTSPEALKVVAPPPPPPRPHPSHSRSSSLDMNRTFAATTTAGQPQPSTIAYPPAVPPRPLPTQTSVPHTGHRVEAEAVPGGGAVLTTTSPQQIPQQPNFADFSQFQAFAASEQPSSLPEVDKHSEAGQVDKAPEGAGPLRTVKSDSQVDERTSTTVNSVKGSSGPLAPPPKPIRRRLKSEDELRPEDEQHGPQKSNVIAAVLATQPSIPRSVGKDKKAIQASIRRNKETNTVLARLNSELQQQLKDLLEERISLEVQLEQLRPFSHL from the exons ATGGAAAGTCTAACGTTGAGTGATGTCGAGCAGAAATATTACTCGGATTTGTTCGTTTACTGCGACACGGACAACACCAAAAAAGTGGCGTCCAACGGGAGAGTTCTTGACCTTTTCCGGGCGGCCCAGCTACCCAGCGAAGTTGTCCTGCAG ATCACAGAGCTGTGTGGAGCCACTCGGCTGGGTCACTTCGGGAGGAGCCAGTTCTACATCGCTCTCAAGCTCATAGCCATCGCCCAGTCCGGGCTGCCCCTGAGGGTGGAAAGCCTCAACTCAG TCAAGGACCTGCCGCTGCCCAGGTTCGTGGTGGGCAAGAATGAGGCAGAGGCGAGGCACGCAGCACTGTACCAGGACACAGACAGCCAGGGGTTGTACCCAGCCTCTGCCCATGGGGTAATACCCAGACCACCGGGGAGGGGACACCAGAATAAGAAGGGCCCCCCATCCTCCACTTCGCTTCCTGTCCACGAGGTCATCCAGCCCCTGGCACCCAGCGTAGAATCACAG CCCGAACCAACATCCCCGGTGGTCTCCCCTCACCAgtctccccccacctcccctcacTCCTGGAGGAAACACAAGCGGCAGCACAGCGGAGGAAATGCAGACAGACCGCCGGTGGTGGCTGCAACTGGAGCCGTGTGGACGCAGTTCAGAGAACCACAGACAG gtCCAGTGTCCGGTGATGGCATGTGGTCGTCCCActcgcctcctcctccaggtcagGAAAGTTGGGTCAGTTTCACAGCAGACACCCCACCATCCAGCACGGTCCCAGCAATGCACCCCTCGTCAGTCCAG GAAAGCACAACAATACGAACAGTGGCCTCAGCAGCAACGACCAATGAGATCCAGCGACAGTCCAGCAGCTACGATGATCCATGGAAGATCACGGATGAGCAGAGACAGTATTATATTAACCAGTTCAAAACCATTCAGCCAGACCTCACCGGCTTCATACCCG GTTCAGCAGCAAAAGAGTTCTTCACCAAATCAAAACTACCGATTTTAGAGCTGTCACATATTTG gGAGCTGTCAGACTTCGATAAAGACGGAGCGCTGACCCTGGATGAGTTCTGCGCTGCCTTCCACCTGGTCGTGGCCAGGAAGAATGGCTACGACCTCCCCGAGAAGCTGCCTGAGAGCCTGATGCCAAAGCTGATTGACCTGGATGACTCAGCAG AGGTCCCGGAGCCAACTGCAGACGTTGGATACTCGGGCTCCCCTGTGGAGGTCACCCCCAACAAGTCACCCTCCATGCCTTCACTCAACCAAGCCTGGCCAGAGATGAACCAGAGCAACGAG CAGTGGGAGACGTTTAGCGAGCGCTCCTCCAGCTCACAAACTCTGACCCAATTTGACTCTAACATTGCACCAGCTGACCCT GACACGGCCATCGTTCACCCTGTCCCCATCCGGATGACGCCCAGTAAGATCCACATGCAGGAGATGGAGCTGAAGAGGACTGGCAGTG ACCACAACCACCCCACTAGTCCTCTGCTCGCCAAACCTCCTGAACTGTCCGAAGAAGCCAAACTACCTGCCTCTATGAAGTTTGTAGCCGCCAACACTGTAG GTGATGGTTATAGCAGTTCAGACTCCTTCACATCAGACCAGGAGCCAATCACAAGACAAAG gtcTCAGTCTGGTACGTCTCCAGAGGCTCTGAAGGTGGTggcccctcctccccctccaccccgCCCTCACCCCTCTCACTCCCGCTCCTCGTCTCTGGACATGAACCGCACCTTCGCTGCCACTACAACCGCAGGACAACCACAACCCTCCACGATAGCTTACCCGCCTGCTGTGCCTCCTCGACCGCTGCCGACACAG ACATCAGTACCACACACCGGGCATCGTGTGGAGGCAGAGGCTGTACCAGGAGGCGGGGCGGTgctcaccaccacctcccctcaGCAGATTCCTCAGCAGCCCAACTTCGCAGACTTCAGTCAGTTTCAGGCCTTCGCTGCTTCTGAACAGCCTTCCAGTCTGCCCGAGGTCGACAAACACAGCGAGGCGGGACAG GTGGATAAGGCACCAGAGGGAGCTGGCCCTTTGAGAACAGTGAAGAGTGACAGCCAAGTAGATGAGAGAACCTCAACTACTGTCAACTCT GTCAAAGGTTCATCTGGTCCACTAGCTCCTCCTCCTAAACCCATACGCCGGAGGTTGAAATCTGAAGACGAGCTACGACCGGAGGACGAGCAGCACGGCCCGCAGAAATCAAACGTCATAGCTGCTGTCCTGGCTACTCAGCCCTCCATCCCCAG GTCAGTAGGAAAGGACAAAAAGGCGATTCAAGCTTCAATCAGAAGAAACAAGGAGACGAACACAGTGTTGGCACGACTTAACAGTGAACTGCAGCAACAGCTGAAG
- the reps1 gene encoding ralBP1-associated Eps domain-containing protein 1 isoform X2: MESLTLSDVEQKYYSDLFVYCDTDNTKKVASNGRVLDLFRAAQLPSEVVLQITELCGATRLGHFGRSQFYIALKLIAIAQSGLPLRVESLNSVKDLPLPRFVVGKNEAEARHAALYQDTDSQGLYPASAHGVIPRPPGRGHQNKKGPPSSTSLPVHEVIQPLAPSVESQPEPTSPVVSPHQSPPTSPHSWRKHKRQHSGGNADRPPVVAATGAVWTQFREPQTGPVSGDGMWSSHSPPPPGQESWVSFTADTPPSSTVPAMHPSSVQESTTIRTVASAATTNEIQRQSSSYDDPWKITDEQRQYYINQFKTIQPDLTGFIPGSAAKEFFTKSKLPILELSHIWELSDFDKDGALTLDEFCAAFHLVVARKNGYDLPEKLPESLMPKLIDLDDSAEVPEPTADVGYSGSPVEVTPNKSPSMPSLNQAWPEMNQSNEDTAIVHPVPIRMTPSKIHMQEMELKRTGSDHNHPTSPLLAKPPELSEEAKLPASMKFVAANTVGDGYSSSDSFTSDQEPITRQRSQSGTSPEALKVVAPPPPPPRPHPSHSRSSSLDMNRTFAATTTAGQPQPSTIAYPPAVPPRPLPTQTSVPHTGHRVEAEAVPGGGAVLTTTSPQQIPQQPNFADFSQFQAFAASEQPSSLPEVDKHSEAGQVDKAPEGAGPLRTVKSDSQVDERTSTTVNSVKGSSGPLAPPPKPIRRRLKSEDELRPEDEQHGPQKSNVIAAVLATQPSIPRSVGKDKKAIQASIRRNKETNTVLARLNSELQQQLKDLLEERISLEVQLEQLRPFSHL, translated from the exons ATGGAAAGTCTAACGTTGAGTGATGTCGAGCAGAAATATTACTCGGATTTGTTCGTTTACTGCGACACGGACAACACCAAAAAAGTGGCGTCCAACGGGAGAGTTCTTGACCTTTTCCGGGCGGCCCAGCTACCCAGCGAAGTTGTCCTGCAG ATCACAGAGCTGTGTGGAGCCACTCGGCTGGGTCACTTCGGGAGGAGCCAGTTCTACATCGCTCTCAAGCTCATAGCCATCGCCCAGTCCGGGCTGCCCCTGAGGGTGGAAAGCCTCAACTCAG TCAAGGACCTGCCGCTGCCCAGGTTCGTGGTGGGCAAGAATGAGGCAGAGGCGAGGCACGCAGCACTGTACCAGGACACAGACAGCCAGGGGTTGTACCCAGCCTCTGCCCATGGGGTAATACCCAGACCACCGGGGAGGGGACACCAGAATAAGAAGGGCCCCCCATCCTCCACTTCGCTTCCTGTCCACGAGGTCATCCAGCCCCTGGCACCCAGCGTAGAATCACAG CCCGAACCAACATCCCCGGTGGTCTCCCCTCACCAgtctccccccacctcccctcacTCCTGGAGGAAACACAAGCGGCAGCACAGCGGAGGAAATGCAGACAGACCGCCGGTGGTGGCTGCAACTGGAGCCGTGTGGACGCAGTTCAGAGAACCACAGACAG gtCCAGTGTCCGGTGATGGCATGTGGTCGTCCCActcgcctcctcctccaggtcagGAAAGTTGGGTCAGTTTCACAGCAGACACCCCACCATCCAGCACGGTCCCAGCAATGCACCCCTCGTCAGTCCAG GAAAGCACAACAATACGAACAGTGGCCTCAGCAGCAACGACCAATGAGATCCAGCGACAGTCCAGCAGCTACGATGATCCATGGAAGATCACGGATGAGCAGAGACAGTATTATATTAACCAGTTCAAAACCATTCAGCCAGACCTCACCGGCTTCATACCCG GTTCAGCAGCAAAAGAGTTCTTCACCAAATCAAAACTACCGATTTTAGAGCTGTCACATATTTG gGAGCTGTCAGACTTCGATAAAGACGGAGCGCTGACCCTGGATGAGTTCTGCGCTGCCTTCCACCTGGTCGTGGCCAGGAAGAATGGCTACGACCTCCCCGAGAAGCTGCCTGAGAGCCTGATGCCAAAGCTGATTGACCTGGATGACTCAGCAG AGGTCCCGGAGCCAACTGCAGACGTTGGATACTCGGGCTCCCCTGTGGAGGTCACCCCCAACAAGTCACCCTCCATGCCTTCACTCAACCAAGCCTGGCCAGAGATGAACCAGAGCAACGAG GACACGGCCATCGTTCACCCTGTCCCCATCCGGATGACGCCCAGTAAGATCCACATGCAGGAGATGGAGCTGAAGAGGACTGGCAGTG ACCACAACCACCCCACTAGTCCTCTGCTCGCCAAACCTCCTGAACTGTCCGAAGAAGCCAAACTACCTGCCTCTATGAAGTTTGTAGCCGCCAACACTGTAG GTGATGGTTATAGCAGTTCAGACTCCTTCACATCAGACCAGGAGCCAATCACAAGACAAAG gtcTCAGTCTGGTACGTCTCCAGAGGCTCTGAAGGTGGTggcccctcctccccctccaccccgCCCTCACCCCTCTCACTCCCGCTCCTCGTCTCTGGACATGAACCGCACCTTCGCTGCCACTACAACCGCAGGACAACCACAACCCTCCACGATAGCTTACCCGCCTGCTGTGCCTCCTCGACCGCTGCCGACACAG ACATCAGTACCACACACCGGGCATCGTGTGGAGGCAGAGGCTGTACCAGGAGGCGGGGCGGTgctcaccaccacctcccctcaGCAGATTCCTCAGCAGCCCAACTTCGCAGACTTCAGTCAGTTTCAGGCCTTCGCTGCTTCTGAACAGCCTTCCAGTCTGCCCGAGGTCGACAAACACAGCGAGGCGGGACAG GTGGATAAGGCACCAGAGGGAGCTGGCCCTTTGAGAACAGTGAAGAGTGACAGCCAAGTAGATGAGAGAACCTCAACTACTGTCAACTCT GTCAAAGGTTCATCTGGTCCACTAGCTCCTCCTCCTAAACCCATACGCCGGAGGTTGAAATCTGAAGACGAGCTACGACCGGAGGACGAGCAGCACGGCCCGCAGAAATCAAACGTCATAGCTGCTGTCCTGGCTACTCAGCCCTCCATCCCCAG GTCAGTAGGAAAGGACAAAAAGGCGATTCAAGCTTCAATCAGAAGAAACAAGGAGACGAACACAGTGTTGGCACGACTTAACAGTGAACTGCAGCAACAGCTGAAG